The sequence TGTTTTGCAAGAATCTCGAATCAAGGTTTGTGCGGCAGCGAAACAATTTAAGAGGAGAAAAAACATTACAACTGAAACGAAGAActtcatgcttttgttttctttgtgagAGATGAGAAGAGATGACTATGATGTTAACTTTGTGATACACAAAGctgttatataaatatatatatatatatatatatatatatatatatatatatatatatataatgtaaggGTATATATTCTCCTTTCTTATATGTCATTATTTCCTGTTTTCTTGTTTGTTATGAATTTATCATAAAGAgaatatttcagttttaataagaaTATACTATTCCATATTAAGAACTcgatttacattttttttaaatcataatatattcaCTTTTAAGGATTATttctcaaattataaaaatcataatatattcactaatttttaaaatccgGGTCCCTAAGGTTGTGATATAAGGACAGACCTTCACTTCTTTCTTGCACTGTTCACGGGCCCCCACTGACACGTGGGGGCCCGGGATTGGTTcgctttctaattttttttagcagaccaaaaaaaaatcaaaaaaaccTTCCTATGAAACAGCGCAGACCCATCTCAGCGTTAATCACATGCTCTTAGCTTTCCATATCAtacataaaatatcaaaaatgagATGTCTTCtacaattattaaatatatatatatatatatatatatatatatataccttttaATATTGATTTTCTCATCAATTTTTCATATAGAGGTCGAcatccaaaaatattaaataaaagaatgTGTATTCACTAAATATTTAAGTAACATCTGTATCACGAAAAACCTTCAATCTCATTATTTATTCATCACGCAAAAAAATGATCAGTACTACTCGTAAAAAAAGTGATGTtgtgcatttttaaaaataaatatttaattattaaaataaaaataaaaatacagacactatagaaaattaaataaaagaaaattcctcaaaaacaaaaaaaattgaaaattaaaaaataaatcaaaatattcaaacaatttttcaataagttaaaaaaagattgaaaactgaaaaagttacagaaaaaaatattttaaaattttcctcACATGTCATCGTTGATAATAATGATTTCTGACATATCACTAATGACGATGACAATGACAGTGATATGTTGAAAACCGTCAACTCATCGGTTTGTCAACGATGTTAAGTCGAAAATTGTGATCAGACACataaagtattttaattttctgtCTTTTTGCAAATACTATTTTAGTgtttaataatttcaattttcaaaTAGTAGCAAAAATTTCCAATAATATAATGTTCCTTtgctattatttattattagataAAGGAAAATTCATATCACATAATACAAGAAGTTATGGTAATTTCATCAGAGCATATTTGTAAAAGCTAAAGGAATCAAAATCTTCTGAAACAAAACATTGTTCTCGTTTGTAATGGGAGATTTCGCGTGCGTCTctttgaaaccatcttcacaAGTGCCCGGTTCATCCAAAGCAGCACTCAGATCCACATTAGCACTTTTGTAATCGGCGGATTTAACGTTCATCAAAGCTTCATTTAAAGAATTATTAGCATCGTCATAAAGCTCTACGCAAGTGCTTAATGCAGGTTCAGTACCCGGTGGATACGTTTTGTTCTTGAGAATAGTCTCAACTATCCCTTTCAAGTTAGTTGTTTTGGACTCAGCGTTAGTAGTTGACGCTAGGACCAATCCTGATAGACTAGTTGCGGTTTTGCTTTGCGGATCTTGTTCAAGTGATTGGACGCAAAAATCATAATTGAGATTAGGGTCTTTTGCTGCAGCTGTTTTGCAGGAATCTCGAATCAAGGTTTGTGCGGCTGCGAAACAGTTTAGGAGGAGAAAGAACATTACAACTGAAACGAAGAACTTcatgattttgttttctttgtgagAGATGAGAAGAGATGAATATGATGTTAACTTTGTGATTCACAAggctgatatatatatatatatatatatatatatatatatatatatattttatatattatatatatctgACGTAAGGGTATATGTCATTGTTTCCTGTTGTCTTGTGTGTTATAAACTTatgataaaaagaatatttcagttttaataagaagacattatttcatattaagaactatgtttacatttttaaaaactataatatattcaCTTGGACTATTTCTCAAATTGTCAATTTAACTGAACCTGGTCAATATGTAACAATAGTTTTCCATATATACACGTTGTCAGATTTAGTCAACTCTCAGAGCATCATTACTGGTTCAATTTCTTAGTGGAGTACCTGATGAGTTTAATATTAATAGAGTTTTATTgtgtaattaaaattaaacccaATGATATGTACATAACCATTCGTAAAGTAACATGTGGCATAAATCTCTGATAAACTTGGCAAAGTCTATGTGCGACCAGACGTTTCTTCCCATTtgacgctctctctctctcctgctttattaatttttattattataaatgtcAGTCTCATGAGTTACTCTTCCACTGCATGTGCTCTTACTTTCCAAATCAtacataaaatatcaaaaatgagATCTCTTCTACagttattaaaaaacaaaaatataccttttaatattgattttctcaaaaatcatatttgagaTTAGGGTCTTTTGCTGCAGCTGTTTTGCAAGAATCTCGAATCAAGGTTTGTGCGGCAGCGAAACAATTTAAGAGGAGAAAAAACATTACAACTGAAACGAAGAActtcatgcttttgttttctttgtgagAGATGAGAAGAGATGACTATGATGTTAACTTTGTGATTCACAAAGctgttatataatatatatatatatatatatatatataatgtaaggGTATATATTCTCCTTTCTTATATGTCATTAtttcttgttttcttgtttGTTATGAATTTATCATAAAGAGAATATTTCAGGTTTAATAAGAATATACTATTTCATATTAAGAACTcgatttacatttttaaaaaatcataatatattcaCTTTTAAGGATTATttctcaaattataaaaatcataatatattcactaattttcaaaaaccgGGTCCATTAAGTTGTGATATAAGGACAGACCTTCACTTCTTTCTTGCACTATTCGCAGGCCCCACTGACACGTGGCGGCCTGGAATTGGTTcgctttctaattttttttagcagaccaaacaaaaatcaaaaaaaccTTCCTATGAAACCGCGCAGACTCATCTCAgcgttaatcatgctcttagctTTCCGTATCATACATAAAATATCAAAAGTGAGATGTCTTctacaattattaaaaatacatatatatatatatatatatatatatatatatatatatatatatatatatataccttttaATATTGATTTTCTCATCAATTTTTCATATAGAGGTCGACATCCAAAAATCCTAAATAAAAGAATTTGTATTCACTAAATATTTAAGTAACATCTGTATCACGAAAAACCTTCAATCTCATTATTTATTCATCACGCAAAAAAATGATCAGTACTACTCGTAAAAAAGTGATGTtgtgcatttttaaaaataaatatttaattattaaaataaaaatacagacactatagaaaattaaataaaagaaaattcctcaaaaacaaaaaaaaattgaaaattaaaaaataaatcaaaatattcaaaCAATTTTTCAATACGttaaaaaaagattgaaaactgaaaaagttacagaaaaaaatattttaaaattttcctcACATATCATCGTTGATAATAATGATTTCTGACATATCACTAATGACGATGACAATGACAGTGATATGTTGAAAACCGTCAACTCATCGATTTGTCAACGATGTTAAGTCGAAAATTGTGATCAGACACataaagtattttaattttctgtCTTTTTGCAAATACTATTTTAGTgtttaataatttcaattttcaaaTAGTAGCAAAAATTTCCAATAAAATAATGTTCCTTtgctattatttattattagataAAGGAAAATTCATATCACATAATACAAGAAGTTATGGTAATTTCATCAGAGCATATTTGTAAAAGCTAAAGGAATCAAAATCTTCTGAAACAAAACATTGTTCTTGTTTGTAATGGGAGATTTCGCGTGCGTCTctttgaaaccatcttcacaAGTGCCCGGTTCATCCGAAGCAGCACTCAGATCCACATTAGCACTTTTGTAATCGGCGGATTTAACGTTCATCAAAGCTTCATTTAAAGAATTATTAGCATCGTCATAAAGCTCTACGCAAGTGCTTAACGCAGGTTCAGTACCCGGTGGATACGTTTTGTTCTTGAGAATAGTCTCAACTATTCACGTTAGTTGTTTTGGACTCAGCGTAAGTAATTGATGCTAAGACCAATCCTTCTAGAGTAGTTGCGGTTTTACTCTGTGGATCTTGTTCAAGAGATTGGACgcaaaaatcatatttgagaGTAGGGTCTTTTGATGCAGCTGTTTTGCAAGAATCTTGAATAAGAGTTTGCGCGGTAGCGAAACAGTTTAAGAAGAGAAAGAACAATGCAACTGAAACGAagaacttcatttttttttctttgtgagaAATGAGGATTGATGAATACGATGTTTAGTTTTTGATTCACAAGgatgttgtatatatatatgtcgtaAGGGATGTTAACATATTCACTTTTAAGGATTATTTCTcaaataatcaatttatattaacTTGGTCAACATGCAATATATGCTTTACATATGTACGCTTTAGATTTAGTCAACTCATTTTGATGTGTTTCCATATCATACATACAAATATCGAAAACAAATATTCACCTTTTAGTATTGACTTTCTTAGATTATTGGTATTTATGGGCATTTGGttcagttttttgttttttcggtTCTATAGGTTTAGGATCTTTGCagtatttagaaaattttgtttggtttcaattCATTATTTCAATTTTCGGTTCGTTCGGATAACAAAGTTAGGAACCGGCTAATATCCAAGTTAATTTTGGATACCATTTGGTTCAATTTttgttctagtttttttttgtcaaatcgGATTAAAAAGTAGAAATTCGGATTTTTGAATTAAATATCAGATATTTCAGGTTTTTGGATAAAAAtttggataattttaaatatttcaaaaatgtatTATGGAATTCATTTTTGGGATATTTtggtatataaataatatttttaaattatttgatcatttgaaaactaaatatagttaatatttagAAGTATgtaaactatatacatattataGAAATTCAGGTATCTATTCGATTTCGGTTCAGTtttgattttcagttttaaaaatttaggatCCATCCGGATAATTGATAAGATAAAAATCTGAATCGAATATTGTTTTTCGTTTCGGTTATGTTTGATTCGTCGGTTCCAGATAAATGTGTTCAAACGTATTGAGTGGCGTGCAAACATCTTAACTCAAAGTGTGTGCATTTACTACACAATTAtgtagaaatatttttaaaagcaaagtttcaaaaaagaagaagatgatttaAAACAGTgccttttctttttctattgAAGGAAGAGAATACATGGTGAAAATTTGGGTAACGTCCTGATCCATTAATCGTACCGATATATTTCTCTACCACAACGATTTATTTTAGAGTGCTTATATGTCACGCTTTTCCACTccaatgtttaaaaatattatgctCCATGCTCCATGCTCCGGATAATATCGTTCAGTCCACTCGTAAATTCTACAAAACAAGAattaaacattatttaaaaGCCACTGTTTTCTTATAGCAATAGATAATTACCCGCACTCTGTGCAgagtgatttaaaaaaaatataaaatactcaaatattataaacaatatatacattttgttatcaataactttttttttacatttaattaGAGGTGGACATATTCGAGTACATTTAGTTCGATTCAGATCCTTGAGGGTTTGGCTcggtttggatctttgcggggtTGGTTCAAATTTGGGTTCGGATaatctatttaaattttttttaaaaattaaagttcatatatactttaaatttttcaaaaactaaaaactaaaataatatataacatataattttgaataatgtaTACCAAAATAATTAAACTCAACATAAAATTGGTTTAGCTTAAATTTTTGGATAGGAAATCAAAAGATAATTTAAGTATTTTAGGTATTTTAAGTATTGTTTAGCTATTTTAAACATGTACttataattatttgtatatatttccaagtattttggacaacttaaaaacgtattatatattttgtattttcctttagatattaaattttaaaataattaatatatttaagtatataaatcttgtACGGATATATTCggataccaaaaatatatggtttggatcgggttcggatccgGTTCTATAGATactaaaattttgaatccaTACAGAAATCTAACCAATTTTTGTTAAAGTTCAGTACTATTCTTTGGATGGGCCTTGGTTTAGTTCTTATGGATTCAGATTTTTTGCCCAATCCTATACTTTTATTCTGACAAAATTTTAAACGAAAATGATGGTTCATACAGATTTTGGGTATGCAACaatttttaaaccaaaacaTATTTTACTATGTACATGCCAATTTAGTTAATTATTAAAACTGTTTTAGgctcatttaaaaaaatgatgatGGTTCATATCTGTTCTaggcaaatttcaaaattaaaatattaaggtctCAATACactttcaatgcaaatttcaaaattaacatatttatatatttttaaatggtacatagtttaatttaaacgatattaatatatatatatatatatatattcttgttataacaaaaaaattaagccATTGATCGCAAACTTTTCAAAgggatttttaacatttttggtaatttaaagtcatttaaaaaattcaaaacgtaACATATAAGGAAAAATCtaatttcttttattatatggttaatgtgattgtttaatttcttttaataatataaaattaaacaaaaatgaggaaggatacaaaaattgttatcaaatctttattattcataatcattaattatcatatatatgttaatcatattaggtaattctgtagcttttatttaaggaaacaatacatactttttatatttttagttaatataatgttctctaGTAATAAGATTTTGGACCAAcatttttcaattgattcttaaaCTGTCAAGTAGGCAAAATTGATATCGTAATTAAGTGACACctatctttttttaattagtaaaaatttaaggttataactttttaaatgacACTCAATTAATATGTAGGGGATTGGATAATTCTAGACTTTGGGCATATAATATCTCATACAACCAAAACGATTTTTTCttgtacatttttaaaaaaaacttaaaactgttttttttttggacgaATATTCTCTCATACTATcgatcaattttttatttagtttataatttcttatttataaatatccTTCAAtcgaatataaaacataaaaatgtgaCTATTTCTGATTTtgcttataatttatatatgattttatgttCAAATTCTTATATAACTAGTATTATTATTCATTTGACATTTGACATCATCAGACAATCAAAAAATTGTAGCTAAgtgaaagaaaattttaaagtacTCTTATTATTTGTCTTATAAGGAACTAACTTTCgtttttaatagataattttGTATGTTAAAAAGGCATGACCAAAAATAGATACAAATATTTTCAcatctatatttaggtttaaacttttacatattatttttacaaaacacaATAGTATTTACATGAAGAGTATTACCTCGGTATTTTCCTTTAATTTCTTGATACAACTCAACCttttattatccttattacATCTTATGATGCTATCTTATGATGCTAACATAATTTTTAAGAGAGTATTTACATCttatgataaacaaaaaaaaattgtatcatatttttaagtcctaaccaaaagagaattgtaaaaaattatttgatgatatttttaagagagtatttgatgatgaacatgatacaaaatattatttaattaacaaaagaagtgtaaaattagtattgatacaaaatgtaaattttttattattaactaaaaataattatttgatagcaattttttttcttctacagAGAAAATTGTAATAGGTTATATGatagtaattttctttttctaaaatcttaaacaaaaaagagtattaaattttttttaattgtaaataaaaacgagatttataaaatagaatgttttcctttttaaaaataaatcctaacaaaataaaattttaaggaattattttataaaacattaaattattacataagaacatgtataatgttgtcattgactcgattggtgtatttgactttcatttctttttacttttcattcAGTTTCTTATTTTGGGTTGTGTTCAGTTTAAACGTTTAGATATAGTATTTTATCTAATCCTAAGTACAAAGTTTATAACAATTCATTTATGTACCATgactataaaatacaaatattaacttaaACTTATGtgcaaaaataagttttaattataaaataaatctcaaacaacatatgcaaaaaacaatcataaaactacaataaaattatttattattttatatttttaattaaattaaaacattacaCAAAGCCCGTTGCAACGCAGCGGGCTCATATCTTGTACAAAATAAAGCTATTAACGAGAACTAATCATATTTATTCTTAActtttgttttggtaaaactcACTTAACACCCTATTCCTTAATTAGGCGCTATAAGGGGCCAGCAGCTCCACTAAACTTGGTAGTGGGCATTCAGGTACCTATTCAGATTCGGTTCCGGTTTGTTCAGGTTTTAGATTTTCAGAGTTAAAGATTTCAACCACATTcggatatttattaattttagttcggttcggttctttaCGAGTATGATTCGGGTTCGGATTACTcgtttaaattataattaaaaaatttaaattcatatgttctttaaatttctcaaatttaaaaatatagcaatatataacatatatacttgaataatgtatgctaaaatacctaaacttaacataaaaattggtttggtttcaaGATTTGGATGAataatcaatagatattttaagtatttttgatgttgtgagattttttttgctattttagatatttacttttgactgtttgtatatatatttaagtatattggaaaacttcaaaatatcttatatattttatatatattttgaatattaaatttaaaaataactaatatattgaattataaatttaatgcgGATATATTCAGATACCAAAatatttcggttcggatcagattcggttctagTTCTTTAgttatcaaaattttgaacctTTTCGTATATTTAACCAATTTTGGCGGTTCGATACTACTTTCCGAATCGGATTCGGTTCTTCGAATTCTGATTTTTTTCACAACCCTAACTAAAGTAGTTTGATAGCTATTTAAATGCGTGTGGATGAGTAATGCTATTAAACGAGTAAGAATGTCGATAACAACATAGACATCATTCTCTTTTTCTCAGGGGAGATATCTGTTAATTCTCGCCGTTAAATGACAATTCACAAATTACGAGTCCATCCATCTCTTACCTTCTTGAGAACATGTGAGGCCttaccctttttttttcttttttttttttgtcacaaagtGAGGCCTTACCCATTTTCACGCTTTCAGGTATTCAAAGCTGAGGTTATGAGTGATAGCCATCTGAGTAAGTCTTAAGACAATCTTCCAAAAACTTCTTACTACTCTTAAAACTCTTCTCTTTATAATCTTCCCTCCAATTCTTTTCATGTTCGTTAGGTTGCTATAGCGTTTTACGTACCTACCAGGGTCAATCATTGATATTTTTCACTTTCTGGCTCTCGGGATTCTCTTTGAAATATGCGATGCAAAACTTATAGAATTCTTCGGTGTCTAACGGCAACGGGCTTCTAATTAAATTGGAAATAtacttgcatttttttttttgaataatagaAGCTGCCTCTTTGTTGGCTGTTAAACCACTGAAGATAAGAACAGGGGCGGATCTAGGATCAAATATAATTGGGGGTACATACAAAAATTTTCactatacatatttttttttaactgggGGCACTTGTTCCAAAATAAAGCTAATCGTTAAAGAAATACAAAAGTAGATGGGGGCATCCTCTCTCCAGAACGAACACAACGAGGTAAATCAACAACATTGTGTATTGTTTGAAGAGTTATATACGGTCACTAATGATCGAATTTATAAGCAAACAAAACCTATTTgtctgcattttttttttgaaacttttcaTGTTCTATATTTTTCTTCAAATATTTTCGAATCAGAGAATCTGACACTCTGTTGGCCATGAAACGGTTAAAGAGGAGAAACAACACAACACATGCCTTCTTTTAGATGGCTCATTCATGTCATGCGTTACCACTCCACTCCGTGGAATTTGGTATTACGTTGAACATCAGAGTGTTATACAAACACATGCTTTTCTAATTATCTATAAGAGGTATGTTTGTTATACAAACACACTAGATGATAACCCGTGCGCTTACGCGGAGTGAATtcttataataatgtttgtttatgaaatgattttaatattttgcaacactacaatttttattgattataaaatgatgaatacaaatgttggtctcttaaatatatcatcgttgttgaaAAGTTAACGTATTACATttcatttcaattatttttaagacttcatatgcaaaaaagaaaatta comes from Brassica rapa cultivar Chiifu-401-42 chromosome A02, CAAS_Brap_v3.01, whole genome shotgun sequence and encodes:
- the LOC103853761 gene encoding pectinesterase inhibitor 12 — its product is MKFFVSVVMFFLLLNCFAAAQTLIRDSCKTAAAKDPNLNYDFCVQSLEQDPQSKTATSLSGLVLASTTNAESKTTNLKGIVETILKNKTYPPGTEPALSTCVELYDDANNSLNEALMNVKSADYKSANVDLSAALDEPGTCEDGFKETHAKSPITNENNVLFQKILIPLAFTNML